In one window of Xiphophorus hellerii strain 12219 chromosome 23, Xiphophorus_hellerii-4.1, whole genome shotgun sequence DNA:
- the flrt1b gene encoding leucine-rich repeat transmembrane protein FLRT1, translating to MAAESLAELRDWLFLLLLVLTLLAEVLELAAAAIAMETGEGDEGIVCPSVCRCDEGFVYCNDRGLSIIPPLPLTAAILYLQSNRLSNAGLPQSLERSTSIRVIYLYANQLDEFPIHLPPSLKELHLQDNNIRTLPRSALAKLPLLERLHLDDNSISTVSIQDRAFSGTPRLRLLFLSRNHLSSIPAGLPASLEELRLDDNRISTIPTHAFRGLSSLRRLVLDGNLLANTRIADDTFSRLSNLTELSLVRNALQSPPVNLPSAHLIRLHLQDNGMTHIPRATLDGMKRLQRLDLSGNNLTSLPRGILRDTESLELLLLRGNPWNCGCNLRWLHSWLHGRGSAVTVRGLVCQGPESVRGQSLRDLTSLMEQCEGPPAGSSPGEVVNPVENDGGGEDDVGEGQVVPHWTTTTAPLLVPTQGSLFTLRPKWPGLIMPLPPGEGGQVSGEAFELTVKPLSSDSVLVSWLYPQPAPSFRLSWLRMGSSVALGSMTETLVAGEKRQYLLNQLTPRSRYLICLLPLRQEASFGGSSMGSSRAGSMDIDSKDSAPACAQIETGDVSSGGDGADKEGQDSELTALPLAGIIGGATALVSLLLIFAIFCWYGQRSGYMSGDSGSYSRGRGGKHYDDYVESGTKKDTSILEIRAPPAGFQMTAMAHQSLQPKLEDVTYIHTIFPSSSSSSSQANGTYRSSHGAGSLNGTILSQASHHHVTYGTNRGYREGGIPDIDYAYT from the coding sequence ATGGCAGCCGAAAGTCTTGCTGAGCTCCGCGATTGGCTCTTTCTCCTACTCCTGGTCCTCACTTTATTGGCTGAAGTGCTGGAGCTGGCGGCAGCTGCAATTGCCATGGAGACAGGCGAGGGAGATGAGGGAATTGTTTGTCCCTCCGTGTGTCGCTGTGATGAGGGCTTTGTCTACTGCAACGACCGTGGCCTGAGCATAATCCCTCCGTTGCCATTAACGGCTGCTATCCTCTACTTGCAGAGCAACCGGCTGAGCAACGCCGGGCTGCCACAGTCACTGGAACGCAGCACTTCTATACGAGTGATATACCTATACGCCAACCAGCTGGATGAGTTTCCGATACACCTTCCTCCATCCCTAAAGGAGCTTCATTTGCAGGATAATAATATACGAACGTTACCGCGATCAGCTTTGGCCAAGTTACCATTACTAGAACGTTTACACCTGGATGATAACTCAATATCAACAGTTAGCATCCAGGATCGAGCTTTTTCTGGGACTCCAAGGCTACGACTGCTGTTTCTGTCTCGGAATCACCTGTCGAGCATCCCAGCAGGCCTTCCCGCATCACTGGAAGAGCTGCGACTGGATGACAACAGGATCAGCACCATCCCAACGCATGCCTTCCGCGGTCTCTCCTCCCTGCGACGTCTGGTCCTGGACGGAAACCTGCTGGCCAACACACGGATTGCAGACGATACCTTCTCTCGTTTATCTAACCTGACGGAGTTGTCACTGGTCAGGAATGCTCTACAGTCACCGCCAGTCAACCTGCCTTCAGCTCACCTGATACGACTACACTTGCAAGACAACGGGATGACCCATATTCCGAGGGCAACGCTGGATGGGATGAAGCGTCTACAAAGGTTGGACCTGTCAGGAAACAATCTGACCAGTCTGCCTCGAGGGATTCTGAGAGACACCGAAAGCCTGGAGTTACTGCTGCTCCGAGGAAACCCCTGGAACTGTGGCTGCAACCTTCGCTGGCTTCATTCCTGGCTGCATGGCCGTGGGTCAGCAGTGACAGTCAGAGGCCTAGTCTGTCAGGGGCCAGAGTCTGTACGGGGCCAGTCGCTCAGAGATCTAACATCACTAATGGAGCAATGTGAAGGCCCCCCAGCAGGCTCTAGTCCTGGAGAAGTGGTGAACCCAGTCGAAAATGATGGAGGAGGTGAAGATGATGTTGGAGAGGGTCAAGTAGTCCCTCATTGGACCACCACAACTGCCCCTCTATTGGTCCCCACACAAGGTTCTCTCTTCACTCTGCGACCTAAGTGGCCAGGTCTCATTATGCCCCTGCCTCCAGGGGAAGGTGGACAAGTATCTGGAGAGGCCTTTGAGTTGACTGTTAAACCTCTCTCTTCAGACAGTGTCCTTGTGAGTTGGCTGTACCCACAGCCAGCACCCTCCTTCCGCTTGTCATGGCTAAGAATGGGAAGCAGTGTAGCTCTGGGCTCAATGACAGAGACTTTGGTTGCTGGAGAGAAGAGGCAGTACCTCCTTAACCAGCTCACTCCACGTTCCCGTTACCTCATCTGCCTTCTGCCACTGCGACAGGAGGCCTCCTTTGGGGGATCCAGCATGGGCTCATCTCGAGCTGGCAGCATGGACATAGACAGTAAAGACTCAGCTCCAGCCTGTGCTCAGATAGAGACTGGAGATGTAAGCTCTGGAGGGGACGGTGCAGACAAAGAGGGACAGGACTCTGAGCTAACAGCTCTGCCACTAGCTGGAATTATAGGAGGTGCCACAGCATTAGTGAGTTTGCTTCTAATCTTTGCCATCTTCTGCTGGTATGGACAGAGATCAGGTTACATGTCTGGGGACTCGGGTTCATACAGCAGAGGCCGGGGTGGGAAGCATTACGATGACTACGTAGAGTCAGGCACCAAGAAAGACACTTCCATCCTGGAAATCAGGGCTCCTCCTGCAGGCTTTCAGATGACAGCTATGGCCCATCAGTCCCTGCAGCCTAAGCTGGAGGATGTTACATACATCCACACCATtttcccttcctcctcctcctcttcctcccaaGCTAATGGGACCTACCGGAGCAGCCATGGAGCTGGCAGTCTCAATGGCACTATCCTCAGCCAAGCCAGCCACCATCATGTCACTTATGGCACCAACCGTGGCTACAGAGAGGGTGGCATCCCTGACATAGACTATGCCTACACGTGA